The following coding sequences lie in one Rutidosis leptorrhynchoides isolate AG116_Rl617_1_P2 chromosome 4, CSIRO_AGI_Rlap_v1, whole genome shotgun sequence genomic window:
- the LOC139844013 gene encoding G-type lectin S-receptor-like serine/threonine-protein kinase LECRK3 isoform X2, whose translation MAMLPLCLILLTNLLHFLSAQQTNGYVSVGASLTATPNASSWLSSSGEFAFGFQQIQGNDNFLLSIWYDKIPDKTIVWYPKDGHTVPSGSKVELTGGTGLVLTDPEGKQIWTSGSISNIASGFMNDTGNFVIIGSDSRNIWESFNHPTDTMLPTQVMARGGVISSKMSKTNFSAGKFQLRFQLDGNFVLYTLDIISGSTGNPNYNTGTFNVSSSTNSGYQYIFNATGYMYILKGNGEKYELTPRDSLPSGDYYHRATLDYDGVFAQYYYPKNSDGNQRWEVVWSEPENICKIDGGGACGLNNVCSLEDNRPICECPQGFSLLDSNVPNGDCKPDFAPSCDEDYREEQFDFIELNNIDWPQHDYVHMDPSNEESCKTSCLKDCFCAVAIYRDSQCWRKQIPLSNGRKDSSVIVKAFLKFSNGNHSLQRPEFSREDKNRRSLILLGSALLSTSVFVIIFLTSVICIGFFRVYKKRSLNPYPSSKAVEATLPRFTYQELVKATDGFKVELGKGAFGAVYKGVIGTKMVAVKKLHSLIQDVQKEFKIEVNTIARTNHKNLVQLLGYCDEGEQRLLIYEYMSNGTLAGFLFEDTRPSWKQRSNVAIGIAKGLAYLHEECSTQIIHCDIKPQNILLDEHCDAKIADFGLAKILMLNQSRTNTGIRGTKGYVAPEWFRNTLVSVKVDVYSFGVLLLEIVSCRKSVVFESDNEDMEVLTDFAWDCYQKGLLDTFVENDSEALDDYKKLTRFVMVGLWCVQENPSLRPTMRKKGKE comes from the exons ATGGCGATGCTTCCACTGTGCCTCATCTTGTTAACTAACTTACTACACTTTTTATCAGCTCAACAGACTAACGGTTATGTATCTGTTGGTGCCTCACTTACAGCCACACCGAATGCCAGCTCATGGTTATCATCTTCAGGTGAATTTGCATTTGGATTCCAACAAATTCAAGGAAACGATAACTTTTTGTTATCCATATGGTATGACAAGATACCCGACAAAACCATTGTCTGGTATCCAAAAGACGGGCATACGGTTCCTAGTGGATCCAAAGTTGAGCTAACAGGCGGGACCGGGCTCGTACTTACGGATCCCGAAGGTAAACAGATATGGACCTCAGGGTCCATATCTAATATTGCTTCCGGTTTCATGAACGATACCGGCAACTTTGTGATTATTGGTAGCGATTCGCGAAACATTTGGGAGAGTTTTAATCATCCGACAGATACCATGTTGCCTACTCAAGTTATGGCCAGAGGAGGCGTGATTAGTTCAAAGATGAGCAAAACAAACTTCTCGGCTGGCAAATTTCAGTTGCGGTTCCAGTTAGATGGGAATTTTGTTCTTTATACTCTCGATATAATATCTGGTTCAACTGGAAATCCTAACTATAACACTGGTACTTTTAATGTTTCCAGTTCGACGAATTCTGGTTACCAATATATTTTTAATGCGACGGGATACATGTATATATTGAAAGGTAATGGCGAAAAATATGAACTTACTCCAAGAGATTCGTTACCGTCGGGAGATTATTATCATCGAGCTACTCTTGATTATGATGGAGTTTTCGCTCAATACTATTACCCTAAGAATTCGGATGGCAATCAACGTTGGGAAGTTGTATGGTCTGAGCCAGAAAATATATGTAAGATAGATGGTGGCGGTGCGTGTGGACTAAACAATGTTTGCAGCCTTGAAGATAACCGGCCAATATGTGAATGCCCACAGGGGTTTTCTTTGCTCGATTCTAACGTCCCGAATGGTGACTGCAAGCCTGATTTTGCTCCAAGTTGCGATGAAGATTATAGGGAAGAGCAATTTGACTTCATTGAGCTTAATAATATTGATTGGCCACAACATGATTATGTTCACATGGACCCATCTAACGAAGAAAGCTGCAAAACTTCTTGTTTGAAAGATTGTTTCTGTGCCGTTGCGATTTACAGAGACAGTCAATGTTGGAGGAAGCAGATTCCACTCTCCAATGGAAGGAAGGATTCTTCGGTTATTGTGAAGGCCTTTTTGAAATTTAGCAATGGTAATCATTCTCTTCAAAGACCTGAATTTTCAAGAGAAGATAAAAATCGGAGAAGTTTGATATTACTCGGATCAGCCCTGTTAAGTACGTCCGTTTTTGTAATCATATTTTTAACTAGTGTGATTTGTATCGGGTTTTTTCGAGTCTACAAAAAGAGATCACTAAATCCATACCCAAGTAGTAAAGCTGTTGAAGCAACTCTGCCACGTTTTACATATCAAGAACTAGTCAAAGCTACTGACGGGTTCAAAGTTGAACTGGGAAAAGGAGCTTTCGGGGCAGTTTATAAAGGCGTAATAGGGACAAAAATGGTTGCTGTTAAAAAGTTGCATTCTTTGATTCAGGATGTACAAAAGGAATTTAAAATTGAGGTCAACACAATAGCAAGGACTAATCACAAAAATTTGGTGCAGCTTCTTGGGTATTGTGATGAGGGTGAGCAGAGGCTATTGATTTACGAGTACATGAGCAACGGGACTTTAGCAGGCTTTCTATTTGAGGACACGAGACCTAGTTGGAAACAGAGGAGTAACGTTGCGATAGGAATTGCAAAGGGACTCGCGTACCTTCACGAAGAGTGTAGTACACAGATCATTCATTGTGATATAAAACCTCAAAATATACTTCTTGATGAACATTGTGATGCCAAGATTGCTGACTTTGGATTAGCAAAAATTTTGATGTTGAATCAGAGCCGAACGAATACTGGAATAAGGGGAACGAAAGGGTACGTTGCTCCTGAATGGTTTAGAAACACTTTGGTCTCTGTAAAGGTTGATGTGTATAGCTTTGGTGTGTTGCTACTTGAGATTGTTTCGTGTAGGAAGAGTGTGGTGTTTGAGAGTGATAATGAAGATATGGAGGTATTAACTGATTTTGCATGGGACTGTTACCAGAAAGGCTTACTGGATACGTTTGTTGAAAATGATTCAGAGGCGTTAGATGACTACAAGAAGCTGACAAGGTTTGTGATGGTTGGTCTTTGGTGCGTTCAAGAAAATCCGTCTCTGAGGCCCACCATGAGAAAG AAAGGAAAGGAATAG
- the LOC139844013 gene encoding G-type lectin S-receptor-like serine/threonine-protein kinase LECRK3 isoform X1, translating to MAMLPLCLILLTNLLHFLSAQQTNGYVSVGASLTATPNASSWLSSSGEFAFGFQQIQGNDNFLLSIWYDKIPDKTIVWYPKDGHTVPSGSKVELTGGTGLVLTDPEGKQIWTSGSISNIASGFMNDTGNFVIIGSDSRNIWESFNHPTDTMLPTQVMARGGVISSKMSKTNFSAGKFQLRFQLDGNFVLYTLDIISGSTGNPNYNTGTFNVSSSTNSGYQYIFNATGYMYILKGNGEKYELTPRDSLPSGDYYHRATLDYDGVFAQYYYPKNSDGNQRWEVVWSEPENICKIDGGGACGLNNVCSLEDNRPICECPQGFSLLDSNVPNGDCKPDFAPSCDEDYREEQFDFIELNNIDWPQHDYVHMDPSNEESCKTSCLKDCFCAVAIYRDSQCWRKQIPLSNGRKDSSVIVKAFLKFSNGNHSLQRPEFSREDKNRRSLILLGSALLSTSVFVIIFLTSVICIGFFRVYKKRSLNPYPSSKAVEATLPRFTYQELVKATDGFKVELGKGAFGAVYKGVIGTKMVAVKKLHSLIQDVQKEFKIEVNTIARTNHKNLVQLLGYCDEGEQRLLIYEYMSNGTLAGFLFEDTRPSWKQRSNVAIGIAKGLAYLHEECSTQIIHCDIKPQNILLDEHCDAKIADFGLAKILMLNQSRTNTGIRGTKGYVAPEWFRNTLVSVKVDVYSFGVLLLEIVSCRKSVVFESDNEDMEVLTDFAWDCYQKGLLDTFVENDSEALDDYKKLTRFVMVGLWCVQENPSLRPTMRKVIQMLEGGLEVAEPPCPFPYSLTSFKSFNECG from the coding sequence ATGGCGATGCTTCCACTGTGCCTCATCTTGTTAACTAACTTACTACACTTTTTATCAGCTCAACAGACTAACGGTTATGTATCTGTTGGTGCCTCACTTACAGCCACACCGAATGCCAGCTCATGGTTATCATCTTCAGGTGAATTTGCATTTGGATTCCAACAAATTCAAGGAAACGATAACTTTTTGTTATCCATATGGTATGACAAGATACCCGACAAAACCATTGTCTGGTATCCAAAAGACGGGCATACGGTTCCTAGTGGATCCAAAGTTGAGCTAACAGGCGGGACCGGGCTCGTACTTACGGATCCCGAAGGTAAACAGATATGGACCTCAGGGTCCATATCTAATATTGCTTCCGGTTTCATGAACGATACCGGCAACTTTGTGATTATTGGTAGCGATTCGCGAAACATTTGGGAGAGTTTTAATCATCCGACAGATACCATGTTGCCTACTCAAGTTATGGCCAGAGGAGGCGTGATTAGTTCAAAGATGAGCAAAACAAACTTCTCGGCTGGCAAATTTCAGTTGCGGTTCCAGTTAGATGGGAATTTTGTTCTTTATACTCTCGATATAATATCTGGTTCAACTGGAAATCCTAACTATAACACTGGTACTTTTAATGTTTCCAGTTCGACGAATTCTGGTTACCAATATATTTTTAATGCGACGGGATACATGTATATATTGAAAGGTAATGGCGAAAAATATGAACTTACTCCAAGAGATTCGTTACCGTCGGGAGATTATTATCATCGAGCTACTCTTGATTATGATGGAGTTTTCGCTCAATACTATTACCCTAAGAATTCGGATGGCAATCAACGTTGGGAAGTTGTATGGTCTGAGCCAGAAAATATATGTAAGATAGATGGTGGCGGTGCGTGTGGACTAAACAATGTTTGCAGCCTTGAAGATAACCGGCCAATATGTGAATGCCCACAGGGGTTTTCTTTGCTCGATTCTAACGTCCCGAATGGTGACTGCAAGCCTGATTTTGCTCCAAGTTGCGATGAAGATTATAGGGAAGAGCAATTTGACTTCATTGAGCTTAATAATATTGATTGGCCACAACATGATTATGTTCACATGGACCCATCTAACGAAGAAAGCTGCAAAACTTCTTGTTTGAAAGATTGTTTCTGTGCCGTTGCGATTTACAGAGACAGTCAATGTTGGAGGAAGCAGATTCCACTCTCCAATGGAAGGAAGGATTCTTCGGTTATTGTGAAGGCCTTTTTGAAATTTAGCAATGGTAATCATTCTCTTCAAAGACCTGAATTTTCAAGAGAAGATAAAAATCGGAGAAGTTTGATATTACTCGGATCAGCCCTGTTAAGTACGTCCGTTTTTGTAATCATATTTTTAACTAGTGTGATTTGTATCGGGTTTTTTCGAGTCTACAAAAAGAGATCACTAAATCCATACCCAAGTAGTAAAGCTGTTGAAGCAACTCTGCCACGTTTTACATATCAAGAACTAGTCAAAGCTACTGACGGGTTCAAAGTTGAACTGGGAAAAGGAGCTTTCGGGGCAGTTTATAAAGGCGTAATAGGGACAAAAATGGTTGCTGTTAAAAAGTTGCATTCTTTGATTCAGGATGTACAAAAGGAATTTAAAATTGAGGTCAACACAATAGCAAGGACTAATCACAAAAATTTGGTGCAGCTTCTTGGGTATTGTGATGAGGGTGAGCAGAGGCTATTGATTTACGAGTACATGAGCAACGGGACTTTAGCAGGCTTTCTATTTGAGGACACGAGACCTAGTTGGAAACAGAGGAGTAACGTTGCGATAGGAATTGCAAAGGGACTCGCGTACCTTCACGAAGAGTGTAGTACACAGATCATTCATTGTGATATAAAACCTCAAAATATACTTCTTGATGAACATTGTGATGCCAAGATTGCTGACTTTGGATTAGCAAAAATTTTGATGTTGAATCAGAGCCGAACGAATACTGGAATAAGGGGAACGAAAGGGTACGTTGCTCCTGAATGGTTTAGAAACACTTTGGTCTCTGTAAAGGTTGATGTGTATAGCTTTGGTGTGTTGCTACTTGAGATTGTTTCGTGTAGGAAGAGTGTGGTGTTTGAGAGTGATAATGAAGATATGGAGGTATTAACTGATTTTGCATGGGACTGTTACCAGAAAGGCTTACTGGATACGTTTGTTGAAAATGATTCAGAGGCGTTAGATGACTACAAGAAGCTGACAAGGTTTGTGATGGTTGGTCTTTGGTGCGTTCAAGAAAATCCGTCTCTGAGGCCCACCATGAGAAAGGTGATTCAGATGCTTGAAGGAGGACTCGAAGTAGCAGAACCTCCATGTCCATTTCCTTACTCTCTTACATCATTCAAATCATTTAATGAATGTGGATAA